A DNA window from Pseudoalteromonas marina contains the following coding sequences:
- a CDS encoding thioredoxin family protein, producing MIKKLILLCALSMPLAACADDVAPFSGEISAQALINDYDKFSEYYTTFTPTSKDIALMQKLKGKELVVLFGTWCHDSHREVPKLIKLLEQSKVELASVNYVAVGYNKRDDAGIAQAHDLKYTPTFIVKQNGKELVRVIEKPTGSLAEDLTQGL from the coding sequence ATGATTAAAAAATTAATTTTATTATGCGCCTTAAGCATGCCATTGGCAGCGTGTGCTGACGATGTTGCGCCATTTTCAGGTGAGATAAGCGCGCAGGCTTTAATAAACGATTACGATAAATTTAGCGAATATTACACAACGTTTACCCCTACCTCTAAAGATATTGCGTTAATGCAAAAGCTTAAAGGTAAAGAGCTAGTTGTTTTATTTGGTACTTGGTGTCACGACAGCCACCGCGAAGTACCTAAACTCATTAAACTTCTTGAACAGTCAAAAGTTGAACTGGCAAGTGTTAACTATGTGGCAGTGGGTTACAACAAACGAGACGATGCAGGTATTGCACAGGCTCATGATTTAAAATACACCCCTACATTTATTGTTAAACAAAATGGTAAAGAGTTGGTGCGTGTGATTGAAAAACCCACGGGGTCATTGGCAGAAGATTTAACACAGGGTCTGTAA
- a CDS encoding LysR family transcriptional regulator, which translates to MNLHALRVFYTVAKLGSFSGAAEALFISQPAVSKALKELEHQLNIQLIERASKGKKLTLSEGGQALYDHARSIFAIEKAALDDIKSRTGLKRGTLVIGTSTTIASYWLPPYLAKFCAQYPHIKVEVQVANTAQIEHALLECTIDLALVEGTPTEPHIISKHWQNDLMSVVIPSNFKPAKDLKAWLNEQFWLLREPGSGTLEMSVKLLAEHGVQAERSMQLGSNEAIARAVARGMGVALLPNVVTEDLVQLGKLTRLNQKNNEQLSRPLYQLHYKDRPSSHAAQAFEKSLFSE; encoded by the coding sequence ATGAACTTACATGCACTTAGGGTGTTTTATACAGTGGCTAAATTGGGTAGCTTTTCAGGCGCAGCCGAAGCGCTTTTTATAAGCCAGCCCGCTGTTTCTAAGGCGCTAAAAGAGCTAGAGCATCAGTTAAATATTCAACTTATTGAACGTGCATCTAAGGGTAAAAAGCTCACCTTAAGCGAAGGCGGCCAAGCCTTGTATGATCACGCCCGTAGTATTTTTGCTATCGAAAAAGCCGCCCTAGACGATATAAAATCGCGCACGGGGCTCAAACGCGGGACATTAGTTATAGGCACTAGCACCACCATTGCCAGCTATTGGCTACCGCCTTATTTAGCCAAATTTTGTGCGCAGTACCCACATATAAAAGTAGAAGTACAAGTAGCTAATACCGCGCAAATTGAACATGCCTTACTTGAATGCACTATAGATTTAGCCCTGGTTGAAGGCACACCTACCGAGCCGCACATTATTAGTAAGCACTGGCAAAACGATTTAATGAGTGTGGTTATACCGAGTAACTTTAAGCCCGCTAAAGACTTAAAAGCATGGTTAAACGAGCAGTTTTGGCTACTGCGCGAGCCAGGCTCGGGCACGTTAGAAATGTCGGTAAAGTTATTAGCAGAGCATGGCGTGCAAGCTGAGCGCAGTATGCAATTAGGCAGCAACGAAGCCATAGCAAGGGCCGTCGCTCGAGGTATGGGGGTCGCTTTATTGCCAAATGTAGTCACAGAAGATTTAGTGCAGTTAGGCAAATTAACGCGCCTGAACCAAAAAAATAACGAGCAACTCTCTCGGCCGCTATATCAATTGCATTATAAAGACAGGCCATCCTCGCATGCTGCGCAAGCGTTCGAAAAAAGCCTGTTTAGTGAATAG
- a CDS encoding YeiH family protein, with the protein MLSAIKNSFQPLGINTKQYGDTRWWLGMLLVVVLAGASVALSKLPIMQSAQFSSLTIGIVLGIIVGNSVFAHIATRTDVGVDYAKSILLKAGVILFGFRITFAQVAGVGWHGLLTDIVMLLGTFILAVQLGKRVFNLDEQTTILIGAGSSICGAAAVMATEPVIKAQAHKVSVAVATVVVFGTLSMFAYPILFEYMGLSEHAYGIFVGSTIHEVAQVVAAGTAVSANAADTAVIEKMLRVMMLAPFLVSLSFWQSKKHANINAQGGEQKPRITIPWFAVLFIVASGIHSLSVIPQGTTNAIVWFDNILLTIAMVALGLRTHVGAIRQAGIKPLLLAGCLFLFLTLGGFAINVGIAQLF; encoded by the coding sequence ATGCTTAGCGCTATTAAAAATAGTTTTCAGCCTCTAGGTATTAATACTAAGCAATACGGCGATACGCGCTGGTGGTTAGGTATGCTGCTGGTGGTTGTGTTAGCGGGGGCATCTGTTGCATTAAGTAAGTTACCTATAATGCAAAGTGCGCAATTTAGCTCGTTAACAATTGGTATTGTGCTTGGCATTATTGTGGGCAACAGCGTTTTTGCGCACATTGCTACGCGTACAGATGTAGGCGTTGATTACGCTAAAAGTATATTACTTAAAGCGGGCGTTATTTTATTTGGGTTTAGAATTACTTTTGCGCAAGTAGCGGGTGTAGGCTGGCATGGCCTATTAACCGATATAGTAATGCTGTTAGGTACATTTATTTTGGCAGTGCAGTTAGGCAAGCGCGTTTTTAATCTTGATGAGCAAACAACTATATTAATAGGTGCGGGTAGCTCTATTTGTGGCGCCGCAGCGGTAATGGCAACAGAGCCGGTTATAAAAGCACAAGCGCATAAAGTATCGGTAGCGGTGGCAACGGTTGTGGTGTTTGGCACGTTAAGTATGTTTGCCTACCCAATACTGTTTGAGTACATGGGGCTGAGTGAACACGCATACGGTATTTTTGTGGGTTCAACTATTCACGAAGTCGCGCAAGTGGTTGCAGCGGGCACAGCGGTAAGTGCCAATGCAGCCGACACCGCCGTGATAGAAAAAATGCTACGTGTAATGATGCTTGCGCCATTTTTAGTGAGCTTATCGTTTTGGCAAAGTAAAAAGCATGCAAACATAAACGCACAGGGCGGCGAGCAAAAACCAAGAATTACAATCCCTTGGTTTGCGGTTTTGTTTATAGTGGCAAGCGGGATACATTCGTTATCGGTTATTCCACAAGGTACTACAAACGCCATTGTATGGTTTGACAATATACTACTTACCATTGCCATGGTCGCACTTGGGCTGCGTACACATGTTGGCGCTATTCGCCAAGCCGGTATAAAACCGCTGTTATTAGCTGGCTGTTTATTTTTGTTTTTAACCTTAGGTGGCTTTGCCATTAATGTAGGCATTGCTCAGCTGTTTTAA
- a CDS encoding DASH family cryptochrome produces the protein MSKRILYWLQNDLRLNDNPIFSKLALQQCALDVVFVINPNWFKNTNYQQKQYGENKYTFLMQSLYELQQALIARGQTLHVLEGEPVSVLKQRIKDQHIDEVVYSEQFGVYEQREINLLKAHCPEVQFTGTLQDTLYQQNDLPFNLTDLPKSFTPFKKKVEAANIPITLSHITTELLPKPITLCAKNPIELPKAVNNSMHGGLTSAQKHCEQYFAGELPSTYKITRNALDGFDNTTKFSPWLAFGCISAKQIYNAVEQYEQTYTANDSTYWIKFELLWREYFKWHALNVQSSLFSFKGQKQTKPLTTFMPNRFAAWCQGTTPYPLVNAIMKELNATGFITNRSRQIVASCLVNELALDWRYGAAYFEQQLIDHDVAANWGNWQYIAGVGVDPRGGRHFNIEKQTQQFDPKSIYTKKWGGNQSPDAQLDHLNEVDWPI, from the coding sequence ATGAGCAAACGCATTTTATATTGGCTACAAAACGATTTACGCCTAAACGACAACCCAATTTTTAGCAAACTCGCACTACAGCAATGCGCACTAGACGTGGTGTTTGTAATTAACCCCAACTGGTTTAAAAACACAAATTATCAGCAAAAGCAGTATGGTGAAAACAAGTACACCTTTTTAATGCAAAGCCTTTATGAGTTACAGCAAGCATTAATTGCGCGTGGCCAAACTCTGCACGTGCTAGAAGGCGAACCCGTTAGTGTTTTAAAGCAACGTATTAAAGATCAACACATTGATGAAGTGGTTTACAGTGAGCAATTTGGTGTGTACGAACAACGCGAAATTAATTTATTAAAAGCTCATTGTCCTGAAGTCCAGTTTACCGGTACCCTGCAGGATACCTTGTATCAGCAAAACGACCTGCCATTTAACTTAACAGATTTACCCAAAAGCTTTACCCCATTTAAAAAGAAGGTTGAAGCTGCCAACATACCAATCACACTGTCGCACATTACAACCGAGCTATTACCTAAACCTATTACGCTGTGCGCTAAGAACCCAATTGAGTTACCAAAAGCAGTTAACAACTCAATGCATGGCGGCTTAACAAGCGCACAAAAACACTGTGAACAATACTTTGCAGGCGAATTACCTAGTACGTACAAAATAACTCGCAACGCGCTTGACGGCTTTGACAACACCACTAAATTTAGCCCATGGCTTGCTTTTGGGTGTATTAGCGCAAAACAAATATACAATGCGGTTGAGCAATACGAACAAACATATACCGCTAACGATTCAACCTATTGGATTAAGTTTGAACTACTGTGGCGCGAATACTTTAAATGGCACGCGCTAAATGTACAAAGCAGCTTGTTTAGTTTTAAGGGGCAAAAACAAACTAAGCCACTTACTACGTTTATGCCAAACCGTTTTGCTGCTTGGTGCCAAGGCACAACGCCTTACCCCTTGGTTAATGCCATCATGAAAGAGCTCAATGCCACCGGTTTTATAACAAACCGCTCAAGGCAAATTGTGGCAAGCTGCTTAGTTAACGAGCTGGCACTCGATTGGCGTTACGGCGCAGCTTATTTTGAGCAGCAGCTAATTGATCATGACGTAGCAGCCAATTGGGGCAACTGGCAGTACATAGCGGGAGTAGGCGTTGACCCACGTGGCGGGCGGCACTTCAATATTGAAAAGCAAACACAGCAGTTTGACCCTAAATCCATTTACACAAAAAAATGGGGAGGCAATCAAAGCCCAGATGCACAACTCGATCACCTAAACGAAGTAGATTGGCCTATTTAA
- a CDS encoding DUF885 domain-containing protein, which yields MFKKRILAICLATTSLPSLADSNSDLKTIIDNHWQNAKGEKIFFRTDPDGWKPNGTLPNWSEQAIAKRQAYNNSVLKSLANIDPKTLNNEQLMNYRLFKYERETEQQSYLYQDKYFPVNFLSGWHTYFAEAPANMAFLTADDYNAFLISLADYPRYNQQNIDLMKEGIKTGFTHYCKTFENYSQSISAHLVKTPEKSALYEPFTRIPNTFSAAQKASLKQKAQALIEEKVIPAYQHFYDFFKNDYMSHCRAKPGIASVEGGLDYYKYTVNYYTTTNATPKQIHELGLKEVARIKAQMQAIIDEVGFDGTYSEFLEFLATDEQFYAKDAQDLLEKTAFITQKMYGKLPTYFGHLPRNTFTIKGSASRGAFYMPPPDNRSPGTYFLASTPKLQPLYNLEALSLHEAIPGHHLQNAIAMELNVPEFRRTLSHSAFGEGWALYTERLGKEAGFYQSPYSDFGRLGYEMWRAVRLVVDTGIHAFGWSRQKAIDYLASHTALPQSAVEDQIDRYISWPGQALSYKMGEIKIRELRAKAEKELGPQFDIRSFHDTVIGQGSLPMAVLEDVINDWIAKQKKTK from the coding sequence ATGTTTAAAAAACGTATTTTAGCTATTTGCTTAGCAACCACCTCGCTACCAAGCCTTGCCGACAGCAACAGCGATTTAAAAACCATTATTGATAACCACTGGCAAAATGCCAAAGGTGAAAAAATATTTTTTCGAACCGATCCTGACGGTTGGAAACCAAACGGCACATTACCAAATTGGAGCGAGCAAGCCATTGCTAAGCGCCAAGCGTATAACAACAGCGTACTAAAAAGCTTAGCCAACATTGACCCAAAAACGCTCAATAACGAGCAGCTAATGAACTATCGCTTATTTAAATATGAGCGCGAAACCGAGCAGCAAAGCTACCTTTATCAAGATAAGTATTTTCCGGTTAATTTTTTAAGTGGCTGGCATACTTACTTTGCAGAAGCGCCAGCTAATATGGCTTTTTTAACAGCTGATGATTACAACGCTTTTTTAATCAGCCTTGCCGACTACCCGCGCTATAATCAGCAAAATATTGATTTAATGAAAGAAGGTATAAAAACAGGCTTTACTCATTACTGTAAAACCTTTGAAAATTATAGCCAAAGCATAAGCGCGCATTTAGTTAAAACCCCCGAAAAAAGCGCCCTTTACGAGCCCTTTACGCGTATACCTAATACATTTAGTGCAGCGCAAAAAGCGAGTTTAAAACAAAAAGCACAAGCGTTAATTGAAGAAAAAGTAATTCCTGCCTATCAGCATTTTTATGACTTTTTTAAAAATGATTACATGTCACACTGTAGAGCGAAGCCGGGCATTGCAAGCGTTGAAGGCGGGCTTGATTATTACAAATACACCGTTAATTACTACACCACAACTAACGCGACGCCTAAACAAATACATGAGCTGGGCCTAAAAGAAGTCGCGCGTATTAAAGCGCAAATGCAAGCCATTATTGATGAAGTAGGCTTTGATGGCACCTATAGTGAGTTTTTAGAATTTTTAGCAACCGATGAGCAATTTTACGCAAAAGACGCGCAAGACCTACTTGAAAAAACCGCTTTTATCACGCAAAAAATGTATGGCAAATTGCCCACTTACTTTGGCCACTTACCGCGTAACACCTTTACTATTAAAGGCTCAGCAAGTCGTGGCGCGTTTTATATGCCACCGCCAGATAACCGCTCTCCTGGTACTTATTTTTTAGCCTCAACACCTAAACTGCAGCCTTTATATAATTTAGAAGCACTTAGTCTGCACGAAGCCATACCCGGGCACCATTTACAAAACGCCATTGCTATGGAGCTAAATGTACCCGAGTTTAGACGCACACTCAGCCACTCTGCATTTGGCGAAGGTTGGGCACTTTATACAGAACGTTTAGGTAAAGAAGCGGGTTTTTATCAAAGCCCTTACAGCGATTTTGGCCGTTTAGGTTACGAAATGTGGCGTGCAGTGCGCTTAGTGGTTGATACCGGTATTCATGCATTTGGCTGGAGCCGCCAAAAAGCAATTGACTACCTAGCAAGCCACACCGCGTTGCCACAAAGCGCCGTGGAAGATCAAATAGACCGTTATATTTCATGGCCAGGCCAAGCGCTCTCTTACAAAATGGGCGAAATAAAAATACGCGAACTGCGCGCAAAAGCCGAAAAAGAACTAGGCCCACAATTTGATATACGCAGCTTTCACGATACCGTTATTGGCCAAGGTTCACTCCCTATGGCTGTACTTGAAGATGTTATAAACGATTGGATAGCAAAACAAAAAAAGACAAAGTAA
- a CDS encoding DUF4202 domain-containing protein translates to MFNKVIALIDEANNQDPNSEQFNGQSVPKESLYATRMSDMLSRFNPDAGELMQIAVRGQHIQRWKSPRSDFEMNKQGYHQWRSALYIFHASSVVALMQQAGYGEAEQNRVYDAVAKKNIKRNPDSQLVEDVASLVFIEHYMLGFANSKPDYDEQKWIGIIRRTWQKMSDDAHEFVLAGNITLPAPLVGLIHKALE, encoded by the coding sequence ATGTTTAATAAAGTAATCGCCTTAATTGATGAAGCAAACAACCAAGACCCAAATAGTGAGCAATTTAATGGGCAAAGCGTGCCCAAAGAAAGCCTTTATGCTACTCGAATGAGCGACATGCTTAGCCGTTTTAACCCCGATGCTGGCGAGCTTATGCAAATTGCAGTGCGTGGGCAGCATATACAACGCTGGAAGTCGCCGCGTAGTGACTTTGAAATGAACAAGCAAGGCTATCATCAATGGCGCAGTGCACTTTATATATTTCATGCAAGTAGTGTTGTTGCGCTTATGCAGCAAGCTGGTTACGGCGAAGCTGAGCAAAATAGAGTGTACGATGCGGTGGCTAAAAAAAATATTAAACGTAACCCAGATAGCCAATTAGTAGAAGACGTAGCAAGCCTCGTATTTATTGAGCATTACATGTTGGGGTTTGCTAATAGTAAGCCTGATTACGATGAGCAAAAATGGATAGGGATTATTCGCCGTACATGGCAAAAAATGTCAGATGACGCGCATGAGTTTGTACTTGCAGGTAATATTACATTGCCAGCGCCGCTTGTTGGGCTTATTCATAAAGCGCTTGAGTAA
- a CDS encoding zf-TFIIB domain-containing protein has protein sequence MYCPRSNTPLEPLLVGGITVFTSAQGGVFFDNSQIFKFSSPELKHGQVLLKHLSNYTENEGDVSMRVNCPKCPSIVMMRRYFSPVKAVEIDECPGCAGIWLDSGELAKIHENHLTPKERKLLVHEMATNHGFVSIKPPKSKYYPKAPKNTQATTVERLVQLALLSL, from the coding sequence ATGTACTGTCCTCGTAGTAATACGCCACTTGAACCTTTACTCGTTGGCGGCATTACTGTTTTTACGTCAGCGCAAGGCGGCGTGTTTTTTGATAACAGCCAAATTTTTAAATTTAGCTCGCCTGAGTTAAAGCATGGTCAGGTTTTACTTAAACACTTAAGTAACTATACCGAAAATGAAGGCGATGTTTCAATGCGAGTAAATTGCCCTAAATGCCCAAGTATTGTGATGATGCGCCGGTATTTTTCGCCAGTTAAGGCTGTCGAAATAGACGAGTGCCCAGGTTGCGCTGGCATATGGCTTGATAGCGGCGAGCTTGCAAAAATACACGAAAACCACCTAACCCCCAAAGAACGAAAACTGTTAGTGCACGAAATGGCCACCAACCATGGGTTTGTATCTATTAAGCCGCCAAAATCTAAGTATTACCCCAAAGCGCCTAAAAATACCCAAGCCACCACAGTCGAACGGCTGGTACAATTGGCATTACTGAGTCTCTAA
- the der gene encoding ribosome biogenesis GTPase Der, translating to MLPVIALVGRPNVGKSTLFNRLTRTRDALVADFPGLTRDRKYGQANYDGYEFIVVDTGGIDGTEEGIEIEMADQSLLAIEEADIVLFLVDARVGMTVADQAIANHLRKQDKKCFVVANKTDGIDADSNCAEFYQLSLGEIHHIAAAHGRGITLLLEHTLQPVIAELAAQDEDVADDDEELIDLYEEGEGDDTDHQAFADKPVKLAIIGRPNVGKSTLTNRILGEERVIVYDMPGTTRDSIYIPMTRNEKEYVLIDTAGVRKRKKVSDVVEKFSVIKTLQAIEDCNVVLLVVDARDGISDQDLSLLGFALNSGRSLVIAVNKWDGLDDYVKDRIKTELDRRLGFIDFARLHFISALHGTGVGHLFESVDEAYESATKRISTAMLRRIMDMAQADHQPPLVRGRRVKLKYAHAGGYNPPRIVIHGNQVHDLPDSYKRYLMNYYRKALKIMGTPIKIEFREGDNPFAGRTNKVTLSQKRKIRAFAKENRNK from the coding sequence ATGCTTCCCGTGATCGCTCTAGTTGGGCGACCCAATGTGGGCAAATCCACATTATTTAACCGTTTAACACGTACTCGTGATGCACTCGTAGCCGATTTTCCAGGTTTAACACGAGATAGAAAATATGGCCAAGCTAATTACGATGGCTATGAATTTATCGTGGTGGACACGGGCGGTATTGATGGCACAGAAGAAGGCATCGAGATCGAAATGGCTGACCAATCGCTACTTGCTATTGAAGAAGCCGACATCGTACTGTTTTTAGTAGACGCACGCGTAGGTATGACCGTTGCCGACCAAGCTATTGCCAATCATCTTCGCAAACAAGACAAAAAATGTTTTGTTGTTGCCAATAAAACCGATGGCATAGACGCTGATTCAAACTGTGCTGAATTTTACCAGCTATCACTGGGTGAAATTCATCATATTGCAGCAGCGCATGGTCGTGGTATTACACTTTTACTTGAGCACACACTTCAACCTGTGATTGCCGAACTAGCAGCACAAGATGAAGACGTAGCCGATGACGATGAAGAGCTAATAGACCTTTACGAAGAAGGTGAAGGCGATGATACCGACCACCAAGCATTTGCAGATAAGCCGGTAAAGCTTGCAATTATTGGTCGTCCTAATGTAGGTAAGTCAACACTTACAAACCGTATACTCGGTGAAGAACGTGTAATTGTGTACGATATGCCAGGTACAACGCGCGACTCTATCTATATCCCTATGACACGAAACGAAAAAGAGTACGTGTTAATCGATACAGCCGGTGTACGTAAACGTAAAAAAGTAAGCGACGTAGTAGAAAAGTTTTCAGTTATTAAAACACTGCAGGCTATCGAAGATTGTAATGTTGTTTTACTGGTTGTAGATGCGCGCGATGGTATTTCTGATCAAGACTTAAGTTTATTAGGTTTTGCGCTTAACTCAGGCCGTTCATTAGTTATTGCCGTGAACAAATGGGATGGGCTTGATGACTACGTTAAAGATCGTATTAAAACCGAGCTTGACCGTCGTTTAGGCTTTATTGACTTTGCACGCTTGCACTTTATATCTGCACTTCATGGTACAGGTGTTGGCCACTTATTTGAATCCGTTGATGAAGCGTACGAGTCAGCAACTAAACGTATAAGTACTGCAATGCTACGCCGTATTATGGACATGGCACAGGCTGATCACCAGCCGCCACTTGTTCGTGGTCGTCGTGTTAAGCTTAAATACGCGCATGCCGGTGGTTATAACCCGCCACGTATTGTAATTCACGGTAACCAAGTTCACGATTTACCAGATAGCTACAAACGCTACCTTATGAACTACTACCGTAAAGCACTTAAAATTATGGGCACCCCAATCAAAATTGAATTTAGAGAAGGTGATAACCCATTCGCAGGGCGTACTAATAAAGTAACGCTTTCGCAAAAACGTAAAATACGTGCCTTTGCAAAAGAAAACCGTAATAAATAA